A DNA window from Aminipila luticellarii contains the following coding sequences:
- a CDS encoding aldo/keto reductase gives MNNKKLGFGFMRLPVTDPANQASIDMDQLNKMVDVFMAKGFRYFDLAYFYHFGACEKAFGETVAKRYPREQFDVATKMPLAILQSKEQQEQIFQEQLTRCGVSHFDYYLLHSVDVKTYKTARKLDSFNFLRRIKESGKAKKTGFSFHDTPDLLDEILTENPYVDFVQLQINYLDWDDIAIQSEKCHAVAKKHGKAIVVMEPVKGGALANVPKDAEHILREYNPTLSPASWAVRFAASQENVFMVLSGMSNLEQLNDNVSYMEDFKPLSGEEQAVLNQAIDKIREGIKIPCTACRYCETHCPKNIAIPEYFTLYNTFELATDKDMAIQTGYYLQLQGTRGKPDDCIKCRKCEEICPQHLKIPEYLQEVSEGFAGAMRLWS, from the coding sequence ATGAATAATAAAAAGTTAGGCTTTGGTTTTATGCGTCTGCCGGTGACAGACCCTGCTAATCAGGCGAGCATTGATATGGATCAATTAAATAAAATGGTTGATGTGTTTATGGCTAAGGGTTTTCGTTATTTTGATTTAGCGTATTTCTATCACTTCGGAGCCTGTGAAAAGGCATTCGGTGAAACCGTTGCAAAGCGTTATCCGCGAGAACAGTTTGATGTAGCAACAAAGATGCCACTTGCAATCTTACAAAGTAAGGAGCAACAGGAGCAGATATTCCAGGAGCAGCTTACACGCTGCGGTGTTTCCCATTTTGATTATTACCTTTTACACAGCGTGGACGTCAAAACCTACAAGACTGCAAGGAAACTGGATAGTTTTAATTTTCTGCGCAGGATAAAAGAATCGGGGAAAGCTAAAAAAACAGGCTTTTCTTTCCATGACACGCCCGATCTGCTGGACGAGATACTGACTGAAAATCCTTATGTAGATTTTGTGCAGCTGCAGATCAACTATTTGGACTGGGACGATATTGCCATCCAGTCGGAAAAATGCCATGCAGTAGCCAAAAAACATGGTAAAGCGATTGTTGTTATGGAGCCTGTAAAGGGCGGAGCACTGGCAAATGTTCCCAAGGATGCCGAGCACATTTTGAGGGAGTATAACCCTACGTTATCCCCGGCTTCGTGGGCGGTGCGATTTGCTGCAAGCCAAGAGAATGTTTTCATGGTGTTATCCGGAATGTCGAACTTGGAGCAGCTGAATGACAACGTGAGCTATATGGAGGATTTCAAGCCGTTATCGGGTGAAGAACAAGCTGTCTTGAATCAGGCCATAGATAAAATCAGAGAAGGCATTAAAATCCCTTGTACCGCTTGCCGCTACTGTGAAACCCATTGCCCAAAAAATATCGCTATTCCTGAATATTTTACCCTATATAATACATTTGAACTGGCGACTGACAAGGATATGGCCATTCAAACCGGTTATTACTTGCAGCTACAGGGCACCCGGGGCAAGCCGGATGATTGCATCAAGTGCCGCAAATGCGAGGAAATTTGCCCACAGCATCTTAAAATCCCCGAATACCTTCAGGAGGTGTCGGAGGGCTTTGCAGGTGCTATGAGATTATGGTCATAA
- a CDS encoding MerR family transcriptional regulator: MSYTIKQVSEMIGLSIPTLRYYDKEGLLPNLQRRESGYRVFTDDDLETIRVIECFKQSGLQIKEMKHFMQLVQQGDSTLQECHDIYQNQVKRLEEKIAVLQEALDVSKIKLSYYEEALAAGTETEILKQYREKWSGKASCVGDK, from the coding sequence ATGAGCTATACGATAAAGCAGGTTTCTGAAATGATAGGACTGTCCATCCCCACTTTGCGCTACTACGACAAAGAGGGCCTACTGCCCAACTTGCAGCGCAGGGAGTCAGGCTATCGAGTTTTTACCGACGATGATCTCGAGACAATTCGAGTAATTGAGTGCTTCAAGCAGTCAGGCTTACAGATTAAGGAAATGAAACACTTTATGCAGCTTGTGCAGCAGGGAGATTCCACCTTGCAGGAGTGTCACGATATCTATCAAAACCAAGTAAAACGCCTTGAAGAAAAGATTGCTGTCTTGCAGGAGGCGTTGGACGTGTCAAAAATAAAACTAAGCTATTATGAAGAAGCCCTTGCTGCCGGAACAGAAACCGAAATTTTGAAGCAGTACCGTGAAAAATGGTCGGGCAAAGCTTCGTGCGTTGGTGATAAGTAG
- a CDS encoding SDR family NAD(P)-dependent oxidoreductase, protein MEDKIMLITGATSGIGKEAAKELAKQGHTIIVHGRNKGKTEAAVQELKEETGSDKIDLLLANLESFADIKRMADEFKEKYGHLDVLINNAGNQYGSTWEATAEGHEKTIMVNAFAPFLLTYLLLEPLSKSGEGRVITVSSASHDQGGAPFMDDIELKEHYSYGKVYGVSKLYDIWIMRHFVKYCEEIGIQGITFNCVHPGSARTNLGNTGNRPLPMKILFFLWRPMMTSVEKGAAPTIFAATSDEMKNKNDFYIGPKGFEKAAERYYTEANEKILWDYCMKIAEPYMNV, encoded by the coding sequence ATGGAAGATAAAATCATGTTAATCACCGGAGCAACAAGCGGTATTGGTAAGGAAGCCGCTAAGGAGCTGGCAAAGCAAGGTCACACCATTATAGTTCACGGACGAAACAAAGGAAAAACTGAAGCAGCCGTACAAGAACTGAAAGAAGAAACAGGCAGTGATAAAATTGATCTGCTTCTTGCCAATTTAGAGTCCTTTGCTGATATCAAGCGTATGGCGGATGAGTTCAAGGAGAAATACGGCCATCTGGATGTGCTTATCAACAATGCCGGTAATCAGTATGGCAGCACGTGGGAAGCGACTGCCGAAGGTCATGAAAAGACCATCATGGTCAATGCTTTTGCCCCATTCCTGCTGACCTATCTGCTGCTGGAGCCCCTCAGTAAAAGTGGTGAAGGTCGTGTGATAACGGTTTCTTCTGCTTCACATGACCAAGGCGGTGCTCCTTTTATGGATGATATTGAATTGAAAGAGCATTATTCTTATGGCAAAGTCTATGGGGTATCTAAGCTCTATGATATTTGGATCATGCGGCACTTTGTGAAATACTGCGAGGAGATTGGAATCCAAGGGATCACCTTTAACTGTGTGCATCCAGGCTCTGCCAGAACCAATCTTGGTAATACGGGAAACAGACCTCTTCCAATGAAAATTTTATTTTTCTTATGGCGTCCAATGATGACCTCAGTAGAAAAAGGTGCTGCACCTACTATTTTTGCTGCAACTTCCGATGAAATGAAGAATAAGAACGATTTCTACATCGGCCCAAAGGGCTTCGAGAAGGCAGCAGAAAGATATTACACCGAAGCAAACGAAAAAATCTTGTGGGATTATTGCATGAAAATTGCAGAGCCCTATATGAACGTATGA
- a CDS encoding type I restriction enzyme HsdR N-terminal domain-containing protein, with the protein MDYTITIAQKDAIKKFINSQTVQAVENFDFSTKNISYSGLIIGKKINEIKGDEEITRACLLTKLCNEYGYELSKIEIEHVYEAGRPHTNTSIIDLIVRDINGDAFLFIELKSPQAYADEDREQIIERQLFKVAAMEQAERRKVKYLMLYTINVAGSDINDECIIIDYEKYPTFKDWETVKEYSNAIPVKYGKAQKIPYKKGSAHDLKTNFTHQLLNSLQTELHNVLWGGGGTDDNDVFSSLTNLILAKIQDEDEKVNGDTYDFQSLAFVDDTDNYESF; encoded by the coding sequence GTGGACTATACTATTACTATAGCACAAAAAGACGCTATTAAAAAATTCATTAATTCGCAGACCGTTCAAGCGGTAGAGAACTTTGATTTTTCGACAAAGAATATTAGTTATTCAGGATTAATTATAGGAAAGAAAATTAATGAAATTAAAGGCGATGAAGAAATCACAAGAGCTTGTTTATTGACAAAACTTTGCAACGAGTATGGATATGAACTTTCAAAAATTGAAATTGAACATGTGTACGAGGCAGGAAGACCCCATACAAACACGAGTATTATTGATCTTATTGTAAGAGATATAAATGGAGATGCTTTTCTTTTTATTGAATTAAAATCACCGCAGGCCTATGCAGATGAAGATAGAGAACAGATAATAGAACGTCAATTATTTAAGGTTGCCGCAATGGAGCAGGCTGAACGAAGGAAAGTAAAGTATCTTATGTTATATACAATTAATGTCGCAGGAAGTGACATTAACGATGAATGCATAATAATTGATTATGAAAAATATCCAACTTTTAAGGATTGGGAAACTGTTAAAGAATATAGCAATGCAATTCCTGTAAAGTATGGGAAGGCACAGAAAATCCCATATAAAAAAGGTAGTGCCCATGATCTTAAAACCAATTTTACACATCAATTGTTAAATAGTTTACAGACGGAATTACACAATGTCTTATGGGGCGGTGGGGGGACAGATGATAACGATGTTTTCTCATCTCTCACAAACCTGATCTTAGCTAAAATTCAGGACGAGGACGAAAAGGTCAATGGAGATACATATGATTTTCAATCCTTAGCTTTTGTTGATGATACCGACAATTATGAGTCTTTTTGA
- a CDS encoding IS256 family transposase produces the protein MGMIPRETIQELIKEQNFTNTTDVMTAIKDMFKDVLQEIMEAELDTELGYDKRARRPSSGSDDLSKNYRNGHSKKTIKTQLGKVQVSIPRDRNGEYEPQIIGKYSRNADGMDEKIISLYATGMSTRDISEQVKTLYDIEISPELVSKITEKIMPQVAEWQNRGLEPVYPFVFMDAIHYKIRENHQIVTKAAYVVLGINMEGYKEILGIWIGENESSKFWLGVLNDLKSRGVKDIYLFCVDGLNGFREAIGAVYPKAGIQRCIIHQIRSSSRFVSYKDIKLFMADLKLVYTAVTEESALDNLMEFKNKWASKYPAAIRSWEDNWDILSTFYAYPAAIRKIIYTTNIIEGLNRQYRKVTKTKSVFPNDDALRKMLYLASANIVKKWSLRYRDWDVVLNHLAILFEDRVIS, from the coding sequence ATGGGAATGATACCAAGAGAGACAATTCAAGAACTGATTAAGGAGCAGAATTTCACCAACACTACTGATGTTATGACTGCAATTAAGGATATGTTCAAGGATGTGCTCCAAGAGATTATGGAAGCTGAGTTGGATACCGAATTAGGATATGACAAACGAGCTAGAAGACCTAGTTCAGGCTCGGATGATTTGTCGAAAAACTATAGAAACGGTCATTCAAAGAAGACAATCAAAACACAGCTTGGAAAAGTTCAGGTGAGTATTCCAAGAGATAGAAATGGCGAATATGAACCGCAAATAATTGGAAAATATAGTAGAAATGCTGATGGCATGGATGAAAAGATAATATCACTTTATGCTACTGGAATGAGCACAAGGGATATTTCAGAACAAGTGAAAACTCTTTATGATATTGAAATTTCACCCGAGCTTGTCAGTAAGATTACAGAAAAGATCATGCCCCAAGTTGCCGAGTGGCAGAATAGAGGATTAGAGCCCGTTTATCCATTTGTATTTATGGATGCAATCCACTACAAAATCAGAGAAAATCATCAGATTGTCACAAAGGCTGCATATGTAGTTTTAGGCATCAATATGGAGGGATACAAAGAAATCTTAGGCATTTGGATTGGTGAAAATGAGAGCAGTAAATTTTGGCTTGGAGTCCTCAATGACTTGAAAAGTCGAGGTGTAAAGGATATATATTTATTCTGTGTAGATGGTTTAAACGGGTTTAGAGAAGCTATAGGGGCTGTGTATCCAAAAGCCGGAATACAAAGATGTATAATTCATCAAATACGTTCTTCTTCCAGGTTTGTATCATATAAGGATATTAAGCTATTTATGGCTGATTTAAAACTCGTTTATACGGCTGTTACTGAAGAAAGCGCACTAGACAATCTTATGGAATTTAAGAATAAATGGGCTTCAAAATATCCCGCAGCAATTAGGAGCTGGGAAGACAACTGGGATATACTTTCCACTTTTTATGCATACCCCGCGGCCATCCGTAAGATAATATATACTACCAATATTATCGAGGGCTTGAATCGCCAGTACAGAAAAGTTACAAAAACTAAATCTGTATTTCCAAATGATGATGCTCTTCGAAAGATGCTATATCTGGCATCTGCAAATATTGTAAAAAAGTGGAGCCTAAGATACAGAGACTGGGATGTAGTTTTGAACCATCTTGCAATTCTGTTTGAGGACAGAGTCATAAGCTAA
- a CDS encoding restriction endonuclease subunit S domain-containing protein produces MSLFDSRNLLEDSYYKKIEKGDIMCVDENDILISFLLPQDPAIVGKFIRIRDKDKDIYFSTAFLRLKARKCPQILYYCLKSLFYHDMVSIARIRKGYTGYATLSKDDLKDMRFSKKIIDTIFDNQERISDLIANKEREIDSLNDSILTAQEIIDSVFKREFEINTMKLYEIDCSKKQTISFNSYSDKNINCRLSYRWNKAVEIQNELTREVGCCQPLGLHILDTQNGWSPDCSEDSGDYQVLGLDAINKTGALSFDNPKYSSEYKKDFEKYVISNGNFFVSRGNTTDLVSLASIAFIDDEVPTTIYPDLMIKITFDSNINTPYMAYAINSFIGRLYFKYASKGKNQTMVKVSPRELSDFMVPIPDIKTQEKIVCDIQAEIRKQDNIKEKIFQLRKQIDEMIIKTIKQ; encoded by the coding sequence ATGAGTCTTTTTGATAGTAGAAATTTATTAGAGGATAGCTATTACAAAAAAATTGAAAAGGGCGATATTATGTGTGTTGACGAAAATGATATACTTATATCATTCCTTTTGCCACAAGACCCCGCAATTGTGGGGAAATTCATACGCATACGAGATAAGGATAAAGATATTTATTTCTCAACGGCTTTTTTACGGCTGAAAGCAAGAAAATGTCCGCAAATTTTATATTATTGTTTAAAATCCCTGTTTTATCATGATATGGTTTCTATTGCCCGAATTAGAAAAGGATATACGGGATATGCAACACTAAGTAAAGATGATTTGAAAGATATGCGTTTCAGCAAAAAAATCATAGACACTATTTTTGATAATCAAGAACGAATATCTGATTTAATTGCAAATAAAGAAAGGGAGATCGATAGCCTAAATGATTCTATTCTTACTGCACAAGAGATAATTGATTCAGTTTTTAAACGTGAATTTGAGATTAATACGATGAAATTGTACGAAATAGATTGTTCAAAAAAGCAAACTATATCGTTCAACTCATATTCAGATAAAAATATTAATTGCCGATTAAGTTATAGGTGGAATAAAGCTGTTGAAATCCAAAACGAGTTGACGAGAGAAGTAGGTTGCTGCCAGCCATTGGGATTACATATATTGGATACACAAAATGGGTGGTCACCAGATTGCTCGGAGGATAGTGGTGACTATCAAGTGTTAGGATTGGATGCCATTAACAAGACGGGAGCTCTTTCCTTTGATAATCCAAAATACAGTTCTGAGTATAAAAAAGATTTTGAAAAGTATGTAATATCAAATGGGAATTTCTTTGTAAGTAGGGGAAACACAACTGACTTGGTCTCATTGGCATCTATTGCCTTTATTGACGACGAAGTGCCAACAACTATTTACCCAGACTTGATGATTAAAATTACGTTTGATTCAAACATAAATACCCCGTATATGGCATATGCAATAAATTCTTTTATTGGAAGGCTCTATTTTAAGTACGCCTCCAAAGGGAAGAATCAAACGATGGTAAAAGTGTCTCCAAGAGAACTATCAGACTTTATGGTTCCTATTCCTGATATTAAAACGCAAGAAAAAATAGTATGCGATATACAGGCTGAAATAAGAAAACAGGATAACATAAAAGAAAAAATATTTCAGCTAAGGAAACAAATTGATGAAATGATAATAAAAACAATAAAACAGTAG